One window from the genome of Pandoraea fibrosis encodes:
- a CDS encoding amino acid aminotransferase, with protein sequence MFSHVDAYPGDPILGLNEAFGHDPRPNKVNLSIGIYFDDNGRLPVMQAVRDAESAVLADIGPRPYLPMAGTPTYRDAVQALVFGEGNAARREQRIATLQTLGGGGALRVGADFLKRYFPESTLWISDPSWDNHRVVFESAGFPVRSYPYYDDATGGLRFDAMLDTLASLPPRSIVLLHACCHNPTGVDLTQTQWQTLVPVLRERGLIAFVDMAYQGFGDGLDADAFAVRALTDAGVPTVVANSFSKNFSLYGERCGALSVVCASADEASRVFGQLTGTVRANYSNPPTHGARLVAQVLTTPALRRAWEDELDSMRTRIATMRAQIHARLAAHVSGEKLSRYIAQRGMFTYTGLSAAQADALRETHGVYLLRSGRMCVAGLNTRNVDTVAQAIAQVLAQG encoded by the coding sequence ATGTTTTCCCATGTCGACGCCTACCCCGGCGACCCCATCCTTGGCCTGAACGAAGCCTTCGGACACGATCCTCGTCCGAACAAGGTCAATCTGTCGATCGGCATCTACTTCGACGACAACGGGCGTCTGCCGGTCATGCAAGCCGTGCGCGATGCCGAATCGGCCGTGCTCGCCGACATCGGGCCCCGTCCCTATCTTCCGATGGCCGGCACACCCACGTATCGCGACGCCGTGCAAGCCCTCGTCTTCGGGGAGGGCAATGCCGCGCGCCGCGAGCAGCGCATCGCCACCTTGCAGACGTTGGGCGGTGGCGGCGCGCTACGCGTGGGGGCGGACTTCCTCAAACGCTATTTCCCCGAGAGCACCCTCTGGATCAGCGACCCAAGCTGGGACAACCATCGCGTGGTGTTCGAGAGCGCAGGCTTTCCCGTGCGGTCCTATCCGTATTACGACGACGCCACCGGCGGACTGCGCTTCGACGCCATGCTCGACACCCTCGCGTCGCTCCCGCCGCGCAGCATCGTGCTCCTGCACGCCTGCTGTCACAACCCGACCGGCGTGGATCTGACTCAGACGCAATGGCAAACGCTCGTGCCGGTGCTGCGCGAGCGCGGCCTCATCGCGTTCGTCGACATGGCCTATCAGGGCTTCGGCGATGGCCTCGACGCCGACGCGTTCGCCGTGCGCGCGTTGACCGACGCCGGCGTGCCGACCGTGGTGGCCAATTCGTTCTCGAAGAACTTCTCGCTATATGGCGAGCGATGCGGCGCGCTGTCGGTGGTATGCGCGTCGGCAGACGAAGCGTCACGCGTGTTCGGACAACTCACCGGTACGGTGCGCGCGAACTATAGCAATCCGCCAACGCACGGGGCCCGGCTCGTCGCGCAAGTGTTGACGACACCCGCCTTGCGGCGCGCGTGGGAAGACGAGCTGGACAGCATGCGCACGCGCATCGCCACGATGCGCGCGCAGATTCATGCACGGCTGGCGGCACACGTCAGTGGAGAGAAGCTTTCTCGCTACATCGCGCAGCGCGGCATGTTCACGTACACGGGGCTGTCCGCCGCGCAAGCCGACGCCCTGCGCGAAACGCACGGCGTCTATCTGCTGCGCTCCGGACGCATGTGTGTGGCCGGCCTGAATACGCGCAACGTCGACACCGTGGCGCAGGCCATCGCCCAGGTGCTGGCGCAGGGCTGA
- a CDS encoding fumarylacetoacetate hydrolase family protein, with protein MDFEFPLRELPAVMCGPRVERRRILLGGSAFWGTIVEEGNERGMLRLDDGRTVDPQTVAHLPPVDPSKIIAVHISYRSRSMETRNKPKPTDTPTYFTKPPTSLNGHGGQILKPADCRYLNYEGEYAVVIGRTCRNVLPDEAWDYIEGFCPALDMGLQDFRDTDQGSMLRVKGADTLLPVGPGIVRGVNLFEQTLRTYRNGRVVQEAHIGDETIWGPHYVIADIARHITLVPGDVILMGTPCHSRSVDAGDVVECEITGLGRLSGRVVRIEAPRAAALGVGHAPGDSPEVRRVALGFDERVPERFKENYRLAAHRQE; from the coding sequence ATGGACTTCGAATTTCCGCTGCGCGAATTGCCTGCCGTGATGTGCGGCCCGCGCGTCGAGCGCCGTCGCATTCTGCTGGGCGGCAGCGCATTCTGGGGCACGATCGTCGAAGAAGGCAACGAGCGCGGCATGCTGCGTCTCGACGATGGCCGGACGGTGGATCCGCAGACCGTGGCGCATCTGCCGCCGGTCGATCCGTCGAAAATCATCGCCGTGCATATCTCTTATCGCTCGCGTAGCATGGAGACACGCAACAAGCCGAAGCCGACGGACACCCCGACATACTTCACGAAGCCCCCCACCTCGCTGAACGGCCACGGGGGGCAGATCCTCAAGCCGGCGGACTGTCGCTATCTGAATTACGAAGGCGAGTACGCCGTGGTGATCGGACGCACGTGCCGCAACGTGTTGCCGGATGAGGCGTGGGATTACATCGAGGGATTCTGTCCGGCGCTGGACATGGGGTTGCAGGACTTTCGCGACACGGATCAGGGCTCGATGCTGCGCGTGAAAGGGGCGGATACGCTGTTGCCCGTCGGCCCTGGCATCGTGCGCGGCGTGAATTTGTTCGAGCAGACGTTGCGCACTTATCGCAACGGGCGCGTCGTGCAGGAGGCGCACATTGGCGACGAGACGATCTGGGGGCCGCACTACGTGATCGCGGATATTGCGCGGCACATCACATTGGTGCCGGGCGACGTGATCCTGATGGGCACGCCTTGCCATTCGCGCTCCGTGGACGCGGGCGATGTCGTGGAATGTGAGATCACCGGCCTCGGACGTCTTTCGGGCAGGGTCGTGCGTATCGAAGCCCCGCGTGCGGCGGCGCTCGGCGTGGGGCATGCGCCGGGCGACAGTCCCGAAGTGCGTCGGGTGGCGCTGGGTTTTGACGAACGTGTGCCGGAGCGATTCAAGGAAAACTATCGCCTCGCGGCACATCGACAGGAGTAA
- a CDS encoding 2-dehydropantoate 2-reductase, which yields MKVTIIGAGAIGGLLGLKLAATGEAQVSALARGATLAALRERGWRVKQGETLTAAPVAAAHPLEDSAKLGVQDLVVIAVKGPALTQVAACVAPLIGPQTLVLPAMNGVPWWFCKGVAPFCDDTLTSIDPDGAIGAAIPQANVIGCVVHASAATPEPGLVDHKMGRGLIIGEPGGGASERVQRLAALLERAGFEVKASDNVRLDIWYKLWGNLTMNPVSAITGATIDRLLDDPLVRAFCSAAMREAATIGAKIGCTIEQSPEDRHEVTAKLGAFKTSMLQDVEAHRPIELDALVSVVREIGQRVSVPTPNIDALLGLTRLFGRVHGLY from the coding sequence ATGAAGGTAACGATCATTGGCGCGGGCGCCATCGGTGGCTTGCTCGGGTTGAAGCTCGCGGCAACGGGTGAGGCGCAGGTCAGTGCGCTGGCGCGCGGCGCGACGCTGGCGGCGCTGCGCGAGCGCGGCTGGCGGGTGAAGCAGGGCGAGACGCTCACAGCGGCGCCGGTCGCCGCGGCACATCCCCTGGAAGATTCGGCGAAGTTGGGCGTTCAGGATCTGGTGGTGATCGCGGTGAAGGGGCCGGCGCTCACGCAGGTCGCTGCGTGCGTTGCCCCGTTGATCGGTCCGCAGACGCTGGTGCTGCCCGCAATGAATGGTGTGCCCTGGTGGTTCTGCAAGGGCGTGGCGCCTTTTTGCGACGACACGTTGACAAGCATCGATCCGGATGGCGCGATTGGCGCTGCCATTCCGCAGGCGAACGTGATCGGGTGTGTCGTGCATGCGAGTGCGGCGACACCGGAGCCGGGTCTGGTCGATCACAAGATGGGGCGAGGCCTCATCATCGGCGAGCCGGGCGGGGGCGCGAGCGAGCGCGTGCAACGCCTTGCCGCGCTGCTCGAGCGTGCGGGATTCGAGGTGAAGGCATCGGACAACGTGCGTCTCGACATCTGGTACAAGCTGTGGGGCAATCTGACGATGAACCCCGTGTCGGCCATTACCGGCGCCACCATCGACCGGTTGCTCGACGATCCGCTCGTGCGCGCGTTCTGCTCGGCCGCGATGCGCGAGGCGGCTACGATCGGTGCGAAGATCGGCTGCACCATCGAGCAGTCGCCCGAAGATCGGCATGAGGTGACGGCAAAGCTGGGGGCGTTCAAGACGTCGATGCTGCAGGACGTGGAAGCGCACCGCCCCATCGAACTCGACGCGCTCGTGAGCGTGGTGAGAGAGATCGGTCAGCGCGTCTCCGTACCCACGCCAAACATCGATGCCTTGCTCGGCCTGACAAGGCTCTTCGGGCGAGTGCATGGGTTATATTGA
- a CDS encoding MFS transporter, whose amino-acid sequence MTTATAAGERIGRDATSHTWRAVISASIGNALEWFDLVVYGFFAVTIAKLFFPAHDDTTSLLLTLGTFGVSFFMRPLGAIVIGVYADRRGRREALTMTILLMMAGTAIIAFMPTYETIGVLAPMGIVLARMIQGFSAGGEFGSATAFLAEHAPQRRGFFASFQVASQGLTTLLAAGFGAVLTSTLSPEQMQSWGWRVPFLFGLLIGPVAYYIRRHVSETPEFLEAEPTQTPLRDTFEHQKMRLLLAVGAVVVATVSTYLVLYMPTYAIKQLGLPASVAFAATVATGIVQMFLSPVVGAWSDRVGRAKPMMIAAAALLVLIWPMFWLLSTYPSFGMMLALQTLLGVLMTVYFAPLPALASEIFPVKTRTTGLSLSYNLSVTFFGGFAPFILTWLINATGSKLAPSFYMMAAAAVGLAALSQVYRHTGVR is encoded by the coding sequence ATGACCACAGCCACTGCCGCCGGTGAGCGCATCGGCCGCGACGCAACCTCACACACCTGGCGCGCGGTGATATCCGCGTCCATCGGTAACGCGCTCGAATGGTTCGATCTCGTTGTGTACGGCTTTTTCGCCGTCACTATCGCGAAACTGTTCTTCCCCGCGCACGACGACACGACATCGCTGCTGCTCACGCTCGGTACGTTCGGTGTGTCGTTCTTCATGCGGCCGTTGGGCGCAATCGTCATTGGCGTGTATGCCGATCGCCGGGGACGGCGCGAGGCACTGACGATGACCATTCTGTTGATGATGGCAGGCACGGCGATCATCGCCTTCATGCCGACTTACGAGACGATTGGTGTGCTCGCGCCGATGGGCATCGTGCTCGCACGCATGATTCAGGGGTTCTCGGCCGGCGGCGAATTCGGTAGTGCAACGGCCTTTCTCGCCGAGCATGCGCCGCAACGGCGCGGCTTCTTTGCGAGCTTTCAGGTGGCGAGTCAGGGGCTGACGACGCTGCTGGCCGCCGGCTTCGGCGCGGTGCTGACGAGCACGCTCTCGCCCGAGCAGATGCAGAGCTGGGGCTGGCGCGTGCCGTTCCTGTTCGGCTTGCTGATCGGGCCGGTTGCGTATTACATCCGTCGCCATGTCAGCGAGACGCCCGAGTTCCTGGAAGCCGAGCCGACGCAGACGCCGCTGCGCGACACGTTCGAGCATCAGAAGATGCGCTTGTTGCTGGCGGTGGGTGCCGTGGTCGTTGCCACGGTCTCGACCTATCTCGTGCTGTACATGCCGACGTATGCGATCAAACAACTCGGGTTGCCCGCATCGGTCGCGTTTGCGGCGACCGTGGCGACCGGGATCGTGCAGATGTTCCTCTCGCCGGTCGTGGGCGCGTGGTCGGATCGTGTCGGCCGTGCCAAGCCGATGATGATCGCGGCGGCCGCGTTGCTGGTCTTGATCTGGCCGATGTTCTGGCTGCTTTCGACGTACCCGAGCTTTGGCATGATGCTCGCGTTGCAGACGCTGCTCGGCGTGCTGATGACGGTGTACTTTGCTCCGTTGCCCGCTCTCGCCTCGGAGATCTTTCCGGTGAAGACGCGCACCACGGGCCTGTCGCTCTCGTACAACCTGTCGGTGACGTTCTTCGGGGGCTTCGCGCCGTTCATCCTGACGTGGCTGATCAACGCAACCGGCAGCAAACTCGCGCCGAGTTTCTACATGATGGCCGCCGCCGCTGTGGGTCTCGCCGCACTGAGTCAGGTGTATCGGCACACCGGGGTACGATAA
- a CDS encoding nucleotidyltransferase family protein, whose protein sequence is MRPSVLLKRHCVAVREAARRHRASNPRVFGSVLHGTDRDGSDLDILVDALPGTTLFDLGGLQDELESMLGIHVDVLTPADLPVKFREQVLAEARPV, encoded by the coding sequence ATGCGACCGTCAGTCTTGTTGAAACGCCACTGTGTCGCCGTGCGCGAGGCGGCACGGCGGCATCGTGCATCGAATCCGCGCGTATTCGGGTCAGTGCTGCACGGCACTGACCGCGACGGTAGCGATCTCGATATTCTCGTCGATGCACTGCCCGGGACGACCCTATTCGACCTTGGCGGGTTGCAGGACGAGTTGGAATCGATGCTAGGCATTCACGTCGATGTTCTGACGCCGGCGGATTTGCCGGTCAAATTCAGGGAGCAGGTACTGGCTGAGGCGCGTCCGGTATGA
- a CDS encoding aldehyde dehydrogenase family protein produces the protein MSATRFDVAGVSVSPDHYIDGRRVACVDTFECVSPIDQTRLGDIASGSLAHVDAAVTAAALAFPAWAALGAAGRAPYLQRFAEAIGRRADAFATLESSDAGVLRSRMAHGVVPRAMQNITWFAEHALTLQDRVIETPQARHLVRHDPAGVVAVITPWNSPLMLATWKIGPALASGNTVVLKAPEWAPLTSSLLADCAHEAGLPPGVFNLLQGSGAVTGAALVSDARLARISFTGSVATAKWIAKTAAANLVPCSLELGGKSAFIVLADADLDAAAATAALMYRNAGQVCLAGTRLLVHADVAAAFTERLRAQVEHLVVGDPRDGATEVGPIIHMRQLERVQGFVERAVAGGARVLWGGTRHPFGAQYFAPTLLTDLRQRDEIVQEEVFGPVLTLQTFGSDDEVVDMANGTDYGLGGVCYGNEAHAIAVAERVRTGFIWINSFGIRDLAAPFGGIKRSGVGREGGDWSFEFFCDVKDVVVPKQPFKASFSHR, from the coding sequence ATGAGTGCTACCCGTTTTGACGTTGCCGGCGTATCCGTCTCGCCGGACCACTATATCGACGGCCGCCGTGTGGCGTGCGTCGACACCTTCGAGTGTGTTTCCCCCATCGATCAGACCCGGCTTGGCGACATCGCCAGCGGCAGTCTGGCGCACGTCGATGCGGCGGTGACAGCGGCGGCGCTGGCCTTTCCCGCGTGGGCTGCGCTGGGGGCGGCCGGGCGTGCGCCGTATCTCCAGCGATTCGCCGAGGCGATCGGGCGCCGTGCCGATGCCTTCGCCACGCTGGAGAGTTCCGACGCCGGTGTCCTGCGCTCGCGTATGGCGCACGGTGTGGTGCCGCGCGCCATGCAGAACATCACCTGGTTTGCAGAGCATGCATTGACATTGCAGGACCGCGTGATCGAGACACCGCAGGCGCGCCACCTCGTGCGTCACGACCCGGCGGGTGTGGTCGCCGTGATCACGCCGTGGAATTCGCCGTTGATGCTCGCGACATGGAAGATCGGCCCGGCGCTCGCGTCCGGCAATACGGTCGTGCTGAAGGCGCCGGAGTGGGCGCCGCTCACGTCCTCGCTGCTCGCCGACTGCGCGCACGAGGCGGGCTTGCCGCCGGGCGTGTTCAACCTGCTGCAAGGCTCGGGCGCCGTGACGGGGGCGGCGCTCGTGAGCGACGCACGGCTTGCACGCATCTCCTTCACCGGATCGGTGGCCACGGCCAAGTGGATCGCAAAGACAGCGGCGGCCAACCTCGTGCCTTGCAGCCTCGAACTGGGCGGCAAATCGGCGTTCATCGTGCTGGCCGACGCCGATCTCGACGCTGCGGCCGCGACCGCAGCACTGATGTACCGCAACGCCGGGCAGGTGTGTCTGGCGGGTACCCGTCTGCTCGTGCATGCCGACGTTGCCGCTGCGTTCACCGAGAGGCTGCGTGCGCAGGTCGAGCATCTGGTGGTGGGCGATCCACGCGACGGCGCCACCGAGGTCGGTCCGATCATTCATATGCGTCAGCTCGAGCGCGTGCAGGGCTTCGTCGAGCGTGCCGTCGCCGGCGGCGCACGCGTGTTGTGGGGCGGGACGCGGCATCCGTTCGGCGCGCAGTACTTCGCGCCCACGTTGCTGACCGATTTGCGCCAGCGCGACGAGATCGTGCAGGAGGAAGTCTTCGGGCCAGTGCTCACGCTGCAAACCTTCGGCAGCGACGACGAGGTCGTCGACATGGCCAACGGCACGGACTATGGGCTGGGCGGCGTTTGCTACGGCAATGAGGCGCATGCCATCGCGGTGGCCGAGCGCGTGCGCACGGGCTTCATCTGGATCAACAGTTTCGGCATTCGCGATCTGGCCGCGCCGTTTGGCGGCATCAAGCGCTCGGGCGTCGGGCGCGAAGGCGGTGACTGGAGTTTCGAATTCTTCTGCGACGTGAAGGATGTCGTCGTACCCAAACAGCCGTTCAAGGCGAGCTTCAGCCATCGCTGA
- a CDS encoding DODA-type extradiol aromatic ring-opening family dioxygenase, with the protein MGQIVGAALVSHHPGLMQCEEFRVLQGAGADSDLIPGYARVRERLVAARPDVIMIFDSHWFTTGYHLIDGGARYSGMYISDEMPWYLHGVPYDYRGHPELALGVEAVARERGVRARAVQHPDLPRHYPTINVIKQMRLDAWPIVTVSSCQNCETQHFLQSGEVIGEAIRRSDLRVALLASGALSHKFNGIDWTPNHPRIFHESNVSRPENIESDKRAIEAFREGRHDQILADWDTDYRKRPWEAHGAHYLQMVGALGGAACRDKGAVLSEYENARGTGNVHIWFDTI; encoded by the coding sequence ATGGGACAGATCGTCGGCGCGGCACTGGTGTCGCATCACCCCGGCCTGATGCAGTGTGAGGAGTTTCGCGTGCTGCAGGGAGCGGGGGCGGATTCGGACCTGATCCCCGGCTATGCGCGCGTGCGTGAGCGCCTCGTGGCGGCACGGCCGGACGTCATCATGATTTTCGATTCGCACTGGTTCACCACGGGCTATCACCTGATCGATGGCGGGGCACGGTACTCGGGCATGTACATCTCCGACGAAATGCCGTGGTATCTGCACGGCGTGCCTTACGATTACCGGGGGCATCCGGAGCTGGCGCTGGGCGTGGAAGCGGTTGCGCGCGAGCGCGGTGTGCGGGCACGCGCGGTCCAGCATCCCGATCTGCCGCGCCATTACCCGACGATCAACGTCATCAAACAGATGCGGCTCGACGCATGGCCGATCGTGACGGTGAGTTCGTGTCAGAACTGCGAGACGCAGCACTTTCTGCAATCCGGCGAAGTGATTGGCGAGGCGATTCGTCGCAGTGACTTGCGTGTGGCGCTGCTGGCGTCGGGCGCGTTGAGCCACAAGTTCAACGGCATCGACTGGACGCCGAATCACCCGCGCATCTTCCACGAGAGCAATGTGTCGCGTCCGGAAAATATCGAGAGCGACAAGCGCGCGATCGAGGCATTTCGAGAGGGACGTCACGACCAGATTCTGGCCGATTGGGACACCGATTACCGCAAGCGTCCGTGGGAGGCGCACGGGGCACACTATCTGCAGATGGTCGGTGCGCTGGGGGGCGCCGCGTGTCGCGACAAGGGCGCCGTGTTGTCGGAGTACGAGAACGCGCGCGGCACCGGCAACGTGCATATCTGGTTCGACACCATCTGA
- a CDS encoding HepT-like ribonuclease domain-containing protein, whose product MSETRLPDYLDHMRQAATDACDFVDGLSKDDFLHDKRTQQAVVMSLIIIGEAATKIMDRHADFAQSNPEVPWRAMRGMRNRIAHGYFDINLDVVWDTIQIALPDLLGHLKGL is encoded by the coding sequence ATGAGCGAGACACGTCTGCCCGATTACCTGGATCACATGCGTCAGGCCGCGACTGACGCGTGCGATTTTGTCGACGGTCTCTCAAAAGACGACTTCCTGCACGACAAGCGCACGCAACAGGCTGTGGTGATGAGTCTGATTATCATCGGAGAAGCGGCGACGAAAATCATGGATCGTCACGCCGACTTCGCTCAGTCAAATCCCGAGGTTCCGTGGCGTGCGATGCGCGGTATGCGCAATCGCATCGCCCATGGTTATTTCGATATCAACCTCGATGTCGTCTGGGACACCATCCAGATCGCACTGCCCGATCTTCTGGGCCACCTCAAAGGCCTTTAA
- a CDS encoding LysR family transcriptional regulator: MPLTRVTLRQFEALVAIAELHSFAEAGNRLGLTSSAVSQLVAELESVLGFRIFDRTTRRVALSSAGRDFLASAESVLRHVQAAEKTADDLRNRAAGIVRVGAPLVLASMALPAAIRVYAETRPKVVVRVVDTPVDALIDHVANGDLDLAIGPNRATGAHVAGEPAFDSPWVLWCTPEHPLARRRRVRWSDLRDTPLVAAGRDHERSVAQMRLSAPDDARITPIDVVDNVTTALGVAAQGLAATLTPGYVAALAHPFGLVMRRVVSPETIRQVCVYRPLSRAASPAAEGFAQFLLEWLPQWNERIMATPQT, from the coding sequence ATGCCCCTGACCCGCGTCACGCTCCGCCAGTTCGAAGCGCTGGTGGCCATTGCCGAACTGCATAGCTTTGCCGAGGCCGGCAACCGGCTGGGGCTCACGTCGTCTGCCGTGAGCCAACTCGTTGCCGAGCTGGAGTCGGTGCTCGGCTTTCGCATCTTCGATCGCACCACCCGGCGTGTGGCGCTGTCCAGCGCTGGACGCGACTTCCTCGCCTCGGCCGAATCGGTGCTACGCCATGTACAGGCTGCGGAGAAGACCGCCGACGATCTGCGCAACCGGGCGGCCGGCATCGTGCGTGTGGGCGCGCCGCTCGTGCTCGCGAGCATGGCGTTGCCTGCGGCGATTCGCGTCTATGCCGAAACGCGGCCCAAGGTGGTGGTGCGCGTGGTCGACACGCCCGTCGATGCACTCATCGATCATGTCGCCAATGGCGACCTCGATCTGGCCATTGGCCCGAACCGTGCGACAGGGGCTCACGTGGCGGGCGAGCCGGCGTTCGACAGTCCGTGGGTGTTGTGGTGCACGCCCGAACATCCGCTCGCGCGGCGTCGCCGCGTGCGCTGGTCGGATTTGCGCGACACGCCGCTCGTCGCCGCCGGTCGCGATCATGAACGCAGCGTCGCGCAGATGCGGTTATCCGCCCCGGACGACGCACGCATCACGCCCATCGATGTCGTCGATAACGTGACAACCGCGCTTGGGGTGGCGGCGCAAGGGCTGGCGGCGACGCTCACGCCCGGCTACGTGGCGGCGCTCGCGCATCCGTTCGGTCTCGTGATGCGACGTGTCGTGTCGCCCGAGACGATTCGTCAGGTATGTGTCTATCGTCCGCTGTCTCGTGCGGCGTCACCTGCGGCGGAAGGCTTTGCGCAGTTCTTGCTGGAATGGCTGCCGCAGTGGAACGAACGGATCATGGCCACGCCTCAGACGTGA